From a single Thermoplasmata archaeon genomic region:
- the infB gene encoding translation initiation factor IF-2 encodes MPIRQPIVSVLGHVDHGKTTLLDKIRGTSVAEREAGLITQHIGATEIPTDTIAKICGRMVNEKALKVPGLLFIDTPGHHSFITMRSRGGALADLAILVVDVREGFMPQTSESVNILKKYRTPFVVCANKIDLISGWRSAEACFIHSVREQSDYAIQELDARIYEIAGRLSDIGLSADRYDRITDFTKNIAIVPVSAKTGEGIPDLLTVLVGLAQRFLENQLEIKPDDGCEGTVLEVKEAKGLGTVIDVIIYKGILKVGDTILVCKSDGVISTKVKAIFRPKPLDEIRDPEDRFRQEKMVSAAAGVRIGAQNLDEAIAGTIIRVLDKPENFEQYKKELLESLKPTIEVAEEGIIVKADAVGSIEALGFECKVANIPIKHAEIGSVSKHDVVEAGTNKNPFYKAILAFNVRTQEDAIAEALKQGVKIIDGNIVYKLIEDYEKWREEEKQRIEEEKRKSITYPAKIKILPGCVFRVSKPAIVGVRILAGKLRQNMPLMREDGTVVGRVRSIQSENKPINEAIMGMEVAISIEGPTVGRQINEGDILYTSITESEYKELKNVTLSFEEAEALAKIVEIKKKENSFWGL; translated from the coding sequence ATGCCAATAAGACAACCAATCGTTAGCGTGTTGGGTCATGTGGACCATGGTAAAACCACACTTCTTGACAAAATAAGGGGAACAAGCGTAGCGGAGCGGGAGGCAGGACTGATAACCCAGCACATAGGGGCAACAGAGATTCCCACGGATACGATTGCTAAAATTTGTGGGCGAATGGTAAACGAAAAAGCTCTGAAGGTTCCAGGACTTTTGTTTATAGATACACCCGGGCATCATTCGTTTATAACTATGCGTTCTAGAGGCGGAGCTCTTGCAGACCTTGCAATTCTGGTCGTTGATGTTAGAGAGGGTTTCATGCCCCAGACCTCAGAGTCTGTAAACATCCTCAAAAAATACAGGACACCATTTGTTGTCTGTGCCAACAAGATAGACCTCATCTCAGGCTGGCGAAGTGCAGAGGCATGCTTTATTCACTCAGTAAGAGAACAGAGCGACTATGCAATTCAGGAACTTGATGCCAGAATTTATGAGATTGCTGGCAGATTGAGTGACATTGGGCTATCTGCAGATAGGTATGATAGAATCACAGATTTCACAAAAAACATTGCGATAGTTCCAGTAAGTGCGAAAACAGGAGAAGGTATCCCTGATTTGCTCACGGTACTTGTTGGTCTTGCCCAGCGATTCCTTGAAAACCAGCTTGAGATAAAGCCAGATGACGGGTGCGAAGGTACAGTGCTTGAAGTGAAGGAGGCGAAAGGGCTTGGTACAGTCATTGATGTGATAATCTACAAGGGAATTCTGAAAGTGGGGGACACAATTCTGGTTTGCAAGAGCGATGGCGTGATTTCCACAAAGGTCAAAGCAATTTTTAGGCCAAAACCGCTCGATGAAATCAGAGACCCAGAGGACCGTTTCCGGCAGGAAAAAATGGTATCGGCGGCAGCGGGTGTGCGAATTGGGGCTCAGAACCTTGATGAAGCCATTGCGGGTACTATAATCAGAGTGTTAGATAAGCCAGAGAACTTTGAACAATACAAAAAAGAGCTCTTGGAGAGCCTGAAACCAACAATTGAGGTTGCAGAAGAAGGTATAATAGTGAAGGCAGATGCGGTGGGTTCAATAGAAGCACTGGGTTTTGAGTGTAAGGTGGCAAACATTCCAATAAAGCATGCTGAAATCGGCAGTGTATCAAAACATGATGTGGTTGAGGCAGGAACAAATAAAAACCCCTTTTACAAAGCAATTCTTGCATTTAATGTGAGAACACAAGAGGATGCTATTGCAGAAGCACTGAAGCAGGGTGTGAAAATAATAGATGGAAACATTGTTTATAAACTGATTGAGGACTATGAGAAGTGGAGAGAGGAAGAGAAACAGAGGATTGAGGAGGAGAAAAGGAAGAGTATTACATATCCTGCAAAAATAAAGATTTTGCCTGGCTGCGTATTCAGAGTGAGCAAGCCCGCGATTGTAGGTGTACGTATCCTCGCAGGAAAATTGCGGCAAAACATGCCTTTGATGCGTGAAGACGGCACCGTTGTTGGGAGGGTAAGAAGTATCCAGAGTGAAAACAAGCCCATAAATGAAGCAATAATGGGAATGGAAGTGGCAATTTCTATTGAAGGACCCACCGTGGGAAGGCAGATAAACGAGGGAGACATTCTCTACACCAGTATTACAGAAAGTGAATATAAGGAATTGAAGAATGTTACACTCAGTTTTGAGGAAGCAGAAGCCCTTGCCAAAATTGTAGAGATAAAGAAAAAAGAGAACAGTTTCTGGGGGCTATGA
- a CDS encoding V-type ATP synthase subunit D, which yields MLQDVKPTRSELIELKKKIELAKKGHKLLKMKRDGLISEFFRVLKDAKNLRMEIVSVYNNARHLEAIAECVDGKIAVESAAMALKNIPRVSIRPINIMGVSVPHVLSTNEGKVGTVSPLGTGIIGTSTSIEDAARAYTNLLRLIIKAAQYETALRRLIDEIDKVKRRVNALEFKVIPELTEKEAIVRMHLEELERENIFRLKMMKGES from the coding sequence ATGCTACAGGATGTTAAGCCCACCAGGTCAGAGCTCATAGAATTGAAGAAAAAGATTGAGCTTGCAAAGAAAGGACACAAACTCCTGAAAATGAAGCGAGATGGTTTAATTTCTGAGTTTTTCAGGGTGCTGAAAGATGCAAAGAACCTACGAATGGAAATTGTGAGTGTTTACAACAATGCCAGACACCTTGAGGCAATTGCTGAGTGTGTGGATGGAAAAATTGCCGTGGAATCTGCAGCAATGGCACTGAAAAACATTCCAAGGGTTAGTATCAGGCCTATAAATATAATGGGTGTGAGTGTTCCTCATGTATTGAGTACCAACGAGGGGAAAGTAGGTACCGTTTCTCCGCTAGGTACAGGAATTATTGGCACCAGCACAAGCATTGAAGACGCAGCCAGAGCATATACAAATCTGCTTCGTCTGATTATAAAGGCAGCTCAGTATGAGACCGCATTGCGAAGATTGATTGATGAAATTGACAAGGTGAAGCGTAGGGTGAATGCTTTGGAGTTCAAGGTAATTCCAGAGCTTACAGAAAAGGAAGCAATTGTGAGAATGCATCTGGAAGAACTCGAGCGTGAAAACATTTTCAGATTGAAGATGATGAAAGGGGAAAGTTAA
- a CDS encoding ATP-binding protein, with product MYPLMAAFEHHIKLTYSERVLLYLLEYERFRERHTFPFGVTQKGIAEGIDILPAHVPRTVKKLIGDGLVEEKFGRVEGIPRKVRVYFLTSDGVTRANALKKEIFSIKVPALEGDEVVEKTIEEILKDARNFFSAIKSISSVEIVDASKISEQPEPKLKRYVELWYSVPDVREFYNREEELAIIESVLNSSKPRFISITGPWGAGKSLLAYRGLERVKKNSNILWYTLRKNDTGWHLLSGLAKFLAEMGKKTLEDMLRESKEVDLEEFLRVFSIELEHSRSVVVIDDYQHANDEIVDILSGMIRGIKSGSRIKLVLTMRSDTPAYMWCYSAKDIEEGYGVEIRLQGLEEADAKKILKNEKIPEENLKKIMMLTKGMPGILKAMAENNDRVLLENTRLTPEELRLLMFLKETKE from the coding sequence ATGTATCCTTTGATGGCTGCGTTTGAACACCATATCAAGCTAACCTATTCTGAGCGTGTGTTACTTTATCTATTGGAATACGAGAGGTTTCGGGAGCGACATACCTTTCCCTTTGGCGTAACCCAGAAAGGAATTGCAGAGGGAATCGACATTCTCCCAGCCCATGTCCCCAGAACTGTGAAGAAGCTCATCGGTGATGGTCTTGTGGAGGAAAAATTTGGGAGAGTAGAGGGAATACCAAGGAAGGTGAGAGTGTATTTCTTAACCTCTGATGGAGTAACGAGAGCCAATGCACTTAAGAAAGAGATTTTCTCAATTAAAGTGCCGGCGCTAGAAGGGGACGAAGTGGTGGAGAAAACAATTGAGGAGATATTGAAGGATGCTAGGAACTTCTTCTCTGCCATAAAATCCATTTCTTCAGTAGAAATTGTAGACGCGAGTAAAATCAGTGAACAGCCAGAGCCAAAGTTAAAGAGGTATGTGGAGCTCTGGTATTCTGTACCAGATGTTAGAGAATTCTACAATAGAGAGGAGGAACTTGCGATAATAGAATCTGTGCTGAATTCCAGCAAGCCAAGATTTATTTCAATTACAGGGCCCTGGGGAGCAGGAAAAAGTTTACTTGCCTATCGGGGGCTGGAACGCGTCAAGAAAAATTCCAACATTTTATGGTACACCCTACGGAAGAACGATACTGGTTGGCATCTGCTGAGCGGTCTCGCTAAATTCCTAGCGGAGATGGGAAAGAAAACGCTGGAGGATATGCTGAGAGAAAGCAAGGAAGTGGACCTCGAAGAATTTCTCAGAGTTTTTTCAATTGAGCTCGAGCATTCTAGAAGCGTGGTTGTGATAGACGATTACCAGCATGCAAACGATGAGATTGTGGACATTCTCTCTGGTATGATCAGAGGAATCAAAAGTGGGTCTAGAATAAAGCTTGTTCTCACAATGCGTTCTGACACTCCTGCCTATATGTGGTGCTACAGTGCGAAAGACATAGAGGAGGGATATGGAGTTGAGATTAGGTTACAAGGGCTTGAGGAGGCAGATGCTAAAAAAATTCTGAAAAATGAAAAAATACCAGAGGAGAACCTGAAGAAGATAATGATGCTAACTAAAGGGATGCCTGGGATTCTTAAGGCGATGGCAGAAAACAACGACAGAGTATTACTCGAGAACACACGTCTTACGCCAGAAGAACTTCGTCTTTTAATGTTTTTGAAAGAAACAAAAGAATAG
- the smc gene encoding chromosome segregation protein SMC, whose product MYLKEIQMRNFKTFTKPISITFEKGFTAVTGPNGSGKSNISDAVLFVLGPKSSRVIRAGKLTDLIFNGGKEGKPAKECECSLIFDNTDRTIPIDADEVKLTRIVKISPSDPSGYNSYFYVNDKKSTLTEFEELLANARISADSYNIVRQGDITSIVEKMTPVDIRRIIDGIAGITKFDEDIKKAEEKRAYVEDNLSKISIILDEHKNQLKVLEKDRETAIKFMELKHKLEEAKASLAHKKKASIEGEIANINNLIETQNKEIENLKKEKEKLGEEIKTLSAKKEEIEKEIVARGGEEFKKLKNEIDGIRLNVAKARDRIAELKEGLVTLKNEKNMAEKEIQKLEKARTNLENDAEKTKEELRKVTENIKDMESKIKSIEETISKSDTEIVTLQKEMLKFSETIDKKMEESKLAEIELGKARNVIENLEIQITKAEEEIKTREFELRDAEFELKELSTSRKTSGKSIQELTTAFHKKRGEIAKLETEIEKLEDEIRELTRTYNTLKAQIEARMGAERGAGDAVNTILDARNRNLIKGIHGTIAQLAKFEEQYSVALGVAAGPRMNAIVVEDDGVAAQCIEYLKQKKAGRAIFIPLNKILETRPRGKAVIVAKDKNCVGFAIDLLQFDEKYRPAFSYVFGDTLVMKDLDSARSVMGGVRLVTLAGELIEASGAMIGGSIQDKEKFGAGALEELDRIGKVLGSKMEEEKVLTDKLKEEREALRKLEDEIREKNSKEGTAQLAYETCLVRKKETEKRLNEAKETLEKLNKEMENARKETEKWSNTCEKIKKEIEKLKTEKEEINAKILELTPKVLSEELKEARSQLQSALGKKVELEGKLSSIETNIKLYTERLEEQRRKSSSVAEQIEKNGKEIEKLNSEVYKGEEKLKALLRVEETLNKELADLQQQREEIFKQINEHTAERDKIDTKILSKNDIIISQTTKLRSLEDALAEINIEIMSYKVSVPEKLPSNEELKRTITECENAINLLGAVNMKAIEDYDALKKRIEELKTEFDRLEDEKHKLIELVKEITEKKKTGFYKVYTAINENFKRIYAELSDGGEAELVLENPDNPFEGGLHIKAKPKNKKVTRLESLSGGEKSLTGLAFIFAIQQYDPSPFYFLDEVDMFLDAINAEIVAKVIKKNSAKAQFIMISLRKVTLQYADRLYGVTLEPTGTSKVVALELDQIKDMVEEKPREESEGVV is encoded by the coding sequence ATGTACCTGAAAGAAATTCAGATGCGGAATTTCAAAACTTTCACAAAACCAATCTCAATCACTTTTGAAAAGGGATTTACTGCAGTCACAGGACCCAATGGTTCTGGTAAATCAAACATCTCAGACGCTGTGCTGTTTGTTCTTGGTCCCAAAAGCTCACGGGTAATTAGAGCAGGTAAACTCACAGACCTTATCTTCAACGGAGGTAAAGAAGGAAAGCCAGCTAAGGAGTGTGAATGCTCGCTAATCTTTGATAACACAGACAGAACGATTCCAATTGATGCAGATGAGGTAAAACTCACCCGCATAGTAAAAATTTCGCCATCAGACCCTTCTGGCTACAACAGTTATTTTTATGTGAACGACAAGAAATCCACACTCACGGAGTTTGAAGAACTACTTGCTAATGCGAGAATTTCAGCAGATAGTTACAACATTGTCCGCCAAGGAGACATCACAAGCATCGTGGAAAAAATGACACCAGTTGACATAAGAAGAATCATTGATGGCATTGCTGGCATCACCAAATTTGATGAGGATATAAAGAAAGCAGAGGAGAAGCGTGCCTATGTTGAAGACAATCTTTCAAAGATAAGCATCATTCTAGATGAACACAAAAACCAACTCAAGGTGCTTGAAAAGGATAGGGAGACCGCTATAAAATTCATGGAATTGAAGCACAAACTTGAGGAGGCAAAGGCCTCACTTGCACACAAGAAAAAGGCGTCCATAGAGGGAGAGATTGCAAACATCAACAACCTTATAGAAACCCAGAATAAAGAAATTGAGAATTTGAAAAAAGAGAAGGAGAAACTCGGAGAAGAAATCAAGACACTGAGTGCAAAGAAGGAGGAAATCGAAAAGGAAATTGTGGCAAGAGGTGGAGAGGAATTTAAAAAGCTGAAAAACGAGATTGATGGCATTCGCCTGAATGTGGCAAAGGCGAGGGATAGAATTGCGGAACTCAAGGAGGGGCTTGTCACTCTGAAAAACGAGAAAAACATGGCCGAGAAAGAAATCCAGAAATTGGAAAAAGCCAGAACGAACCTCGAGAACGATGCGGAAAAGACAAAGGAGGAACTCAGAAAGGTTACTGAAAACATCAAGGACATGGAATCTAAAATCAAATCAATTGAGGAAACAATTTCCAAGTCAGACACTGAAATTGTTACACTCCAGAAAGAAATGTTGAAGTTCTCGGAGACGATTGATAAGAAGATGGAAGAATCCAAGCTGGCTGAAATTGAACTCGGCAAGGCAAGAAATGTTATCGAGAATTTAGAAATCCAGATTACGAAAGCAGAGGAAGAAATAAAGACGAGGGAATTCGAGTTGAGAGATGCGGAATTTGAGTTGAAGGAGTTGAGCACAAGTAGGAAAACCTCAGGAAAAAGCATTCAAGAATTGACAACTGCCTTCCACAAGAAACGGGGAGAGATTGCAAAACTGGAAACTGAAATTGAGAAACTTGAAGACGAAATTAGAGAACTCACAAGAACCTATAACACCCTCAAGGCACAGATTGAAGCGAGAATGGGTGCCGAAAGAGGTGCTGGAGACGCTGTGAACACCATTCTGGATGCTAGAAACAGAAATCTGATAAAGGGGATTCATGGTACGATTGCCCAGCTTGCAAAATTTGAGGAACAATACAGCGTAGCTCTGGGCGTGGCTGCTGGCCCCAGAATGAATGCAATTGTGGTAGAGGACGATGGTGTGGCAGCCCAGTGCATTGAATATCTAAAACAGAAGAAGGCAGGCAGAGCAATTTTCATTCCACTTAACAAAATTTTGGAGACAAGACCAAGAGGAAAGGCAGTGATAGTTGCAAAAGATAAGAATTGTGTGGGTTTCGCAATAGACCTCCTACAATTTGACGAAAAATATCGCCCTGCATTTTCCTATGTGTTCGGTGATACACTTGTAATGAAGGACTTAGATTCTGCAAGAAGCGTGATGGGTGGCGTTCGCCTTGTAACCCTTGCAGGTGAGTTGATAGAGGCAAGTGGGGCAATGATCGGGGGGAGCATCCAGGACAAGGAGAAGTTTGGTGCTGGTGCTCTTGAAGAACTTGATAGAATTGGAAAGGTGCTTGGCTCAAAGATGGAGGAGGAGAAAGTCCTCACTGATAAACTGAAGGAAGAGCGAGAAGCCCTCAGAAAGCTTGAGGATGAAATCAGGGAGAAAAACAGCAAGGAGGGCACTGCCCAGCTCGCCTACGAGACCTGCCTGGTAAGAAAGAAGGAGACAGAGAAAAGACTGAATGAGGCAAAGGAAACGCTTGAAAAATTAAATAAGGAAATGGAAAATGCCAGAAAGGAGACGGAAAAATGGTCCAATACTTGTGAGAAAATCAAGAAGGAAATTGAGAAGTTGAAGACAGAGAAAGAGGAGATAAATGCGAAAATTCTTGAACTAACACCAAAGGTGCTTAGCGAAGAACTAAAGGAGGCGAGGAGCCAGTTACAGTCCGCTCTTGGGAAAAAGGTTGAGTTAGAGGGAAAGCTCTCTTCAATTGAAACAAACATAAAGCTTTACACGGAAAGATTGGAAGAGCAGAGACGGAAGAGTTCTAGTGTTGCAGAACAGATTGAAAAAAATGGAAAAGAAATTGAGAAGTTAAATAGCGAGGTTTATAAGGGCGAGGAAAAATTGAAAGCCCTTTTGAGGGTAGAGGAAACACTCAACAAGGAACTGGCAGACCTCCAGCAACAAAGAGAAGAAATATTTAAGCAGATCAACGAACATACGGCAGAAAGGGACAAGATTGATACTAAAATTCTCTCTAAAAACGACATAATCATCAGCCAGACCACAAAACTTCGCTCCCTTGAAGATGCCCTCGCAGAAATCAACATTGAGATAATGAGTTACAAGGTAAGCGTGCCAGAAAAACTTCCCTCAAATGAGGAATTGAAACGCACAATTACTGAGTGTGAGAACGCTATAAATTTACTGGGCGCCGTGAATATGAAAGCAATTGAGGACTACGATGCTCTCAAGAAACGGATTGAGGAATTGAAAACAGAGTTTGACAGATTAGAGGATGAAAAGCACAAACTCATAGAGCTTGTGAAAGAGATCACGGAAAAGAAAAAGACAGGTTTCTACAAAGTTTACACAGCAATCAATGAGAACTTCAAGAGAATTTATGCAGAACTCTCAGATGGGGGCGAGGCAGAACTTGTCCTTGAGAACCCAGATAATCCATTTGAGGGAGGGCTACACATAAAGGCAAAACCGAAGAACAAAAAAGTGACACGACTTGAATCTCTATCTGGCGGTGAAAAGAGTCTTACTGGGCTTGCATTCATATTTGCAATTCAGCAGTATGACCCAAGCCCATTCTATTTCCTTGACGAGGTTGACATGTTTCTAGATGCAATAAATGCGGAGATAGTGGCTAAGGTGATAAAGAAAAATTCTGCAAAAGCTCAGTTTATCATGATTTCGCTCAGAAAAGTCACGCTTCAGTATGCGGATAGATTGTATGGCGTAACCCTGGAGCCAACTGGCACCTCCAAGGTCGTTGCGCTTGAACTTGACCAGATTAAGGACATGGTTGAGGAAAAACCAAGAGAAGAGTCAGAAGGGGTGGTGTAA
- a CDS encoding segregation/condensation protein A encodes MNTSTVCEVGKNENLEIGALRTAKFDPDVVKNVLNHLLFYKSLISENDEKKIDHYLNLVETLGGGSFISIQNPFERALAAIFELVLEHALDPWNIDLVEFAKMYHEKLKESEDIDFITAGRIILMAWAILHIQSETLRLKAEPPAPVQVEEIEPCMDLWSTPEEMDYTNIVLNSEEPPIQPLALHPSSRPVTLMELVNAFDEARVEAERRIQLEEIRKANVEKFRSTPVIKVHEESIEHDINELWPKIEHKQGKFAFRSLLNGCRSRSVIVGMFVALLHLAKMNRIKIWQEKIPYGEIYIEVLNN; translated from the coding sequence ATGAACACATCAACAGTTTGTGAAGTTGGGAAAAACGAGAATCTGGAAATCGGGGCTCTGAGAACAGCGAAATTTGACCCAGATGTAGTTAAAAATGTGCTGAACCACCTGCTGTTCTACAAGTCGCTGATCAGCGAAAACGATGAAAAGAAGATTGACCATTACCTGAACCTTGTGGAGACCTTGGGTGGCGGAAGCTTTATTTCAATCCAGAATCCGTTTGAACGTGCACTTGCAGCAATATTTGAACTTGTGCTGGAGCACGCACTTGATCCATGGAACATAGACCTTGTTGAATTTGCAAAAATGTACCATGAGAAACTGAAGGAAAGTGAGGACATAGATTTCATCACAGCTGGAAGAATCATTCTGATGGCCTGGGCAATACTACACATCCAGAGCGAAACCCTCCGCTTGAAGGCAGAACCACCAGCACCTGTTCAGGTGGAAGAGATTGAACCCTGCATGGATTTGTGGAGCACACCAGAGGAGATGGATTACACAAATATTGTGCTGAACTCTGAAGAACCACCAATTCAGCCACTTGCTTTACATCCAAGTTCGAGACCAGTAACTCTGATGGAACTCGTGAACGCATTTGATGAGGCAAGAGTGGAAGCAGAGCGGAGAATACAACTGGAAGAAATAAGGAAGGCGAATGTAGAAAAATTCCGTAGCACACCTGTGATCAAGGTTCATGAGGAGTCCATAGAGCATGACATAAACGAACTCTGGCCGAAGATTGAGCATAAACAAGGGAAATTTGCATTTCGCTCATTGCTGAATGGCTGCAGGAGCAGAAGTGTTATCGTGGGTATGTTTGTGGCGTTGCTGCACCTTGCTAAGATGAACCGAATAAAAATCTGGCAGGAAAAAATTCCGTATGGAGAGATATATATAGAGGTTCTGAATAACTGA
- the scpB gene encoding SMC-Scp complex subunit ScpB, with amino-acid sequence MEKQLSLVIEALLFSSGRELSVREIAQILGVDEPAVRKGCRELVQRYRKANTAIEIGKVGTRYVMRLKPEFVGVAVPIAMPELDKDEIKTLALIAFYQPLKQSVLSKMVGSKVYEHIEKLKRTELIKAKKSGATFTLTTTRKFLVYFGIPSAKKEEIRKWIASKVGIELKQEEVESPENKQAVQAVENPSEPKTDGNNQD; translated from the coding sequence ATGGAGAAGCAACTCTCGCTGGTGATTGAAGCCCTGCTCTTCTCTTCAGGTAGAGAACTCAGCGTGCGGGAAATCGCTCAAATTCTTGGTGTGGATGAGCCAGCAGTAAGGAAAGGCTGCAGAGAACTTGTGCAAAGATACAGAAAAGCAAACACTGCGATTGAGATAGGAAAAGTGGGAACTAGGTATGTGATGCGGCTAAAACCAGAATTTGTCGGAGTTGCTGTGCCTATCGCCATGCCAGAACTTGATAAAGACGAGATAAAGACCCTGGCACTAATTGCATTCTATCAGCCATTAAAACAAAGTGTCCTTTCAAAGATGGTGGGCTCGAAGGTGTATGAACACATTGAAAAACTGAAAAGAACGGAGTTAATCAAAGCGAAAAAAAGCGGTGCTACCTTTACGCTGACCACAACAAGGAAATTTCTAGTTTATTTTGGAATTCCGAGTGCAAAAAAAGAGGAGATTAGAAAGTGGATTGCAAGTAAAGTGGGAATTGAACTGAAACAGGAGGAAGTAGAGAGTCCTGAAAACAAGCAGGCGGTACAAGCTGTGGAAAACCCAAGCGAGCCAAAAACTGATGGGAACAATCAGGACTGA